The proteins below come from a single Rosa rugosa chromosome 2, drRosRugo1.1, whole genome shotgun sequence genomic window:
- the LOC133728987 gene encoding probable LRR receptor-like serine/threonine-protein kinase At1g56130, whose protein sequence is MKQVATFSFGRICDDYFFFCLIFFLGCFWFHASTAQNATTDPTEVAALNSILLQWDAPAVPLWNISGEPCSGSAINGTDFEDGLNNPAITCDCSFESNTTCHITQLRVYALDKTGVLPEELVALKYLTFFKIDQNFFTGPLPAWIGNMSELTTLSIAHNDFYGPIPKELGNLKKLNLLSFGINNFSGTLPPELGNLVNLEELYINSCGLGGEIPTTFAKLQKMRILGASDSPFSGKIPDFIGNWTKLTSLRFEGNSFEGPIPSSFSQLTSMNSLRISDIYNVSSSLDFIRNLKKLTDLALRNALVTGRIPSDIREYQSLNILDLSFNNITGQLPSDLFNMSSLTSLFLGNNSLSGVLPSQKSDLLQTIDLSYNYLSGSLPPWVTTISQLNLVVNNFTFNESSEITLPGLNCLQRNFPCNRNPPRYANFSINCGGPDMRGSDGILYEAENSTLGPATYNVTSTEKWAVSNVGLFAERKNPSYLLPSLAQVTGSDVTPELFQTSRLSPGSLRYYGLGLQNGPYTVKLQFAEMVFDDRASQTWKSLGRRVFDIYIQGHLEVKDFDISKEAGGVLRVATRNFNVNVSDNYVEIHLFWAGKGTCCIPNQGDYGPLISTVNAVPDFKPTVSGIPPTTPGKKSMTGVIVGVAVSVGVVSLLLIFAVLYLRRKIPDKDDDEELQGLDPRPNTFNYSELKAATGDFNLSNKLGEGGYGAVYKGILSEARLVAVKQLSVASHQGKSQFAAEIAAISAVQHRNLVKLFGCCVEGNQRILVYEYLENKSLDQALFGNNLHLDWHTRFNILLGTARGLAYLHEESRPRIVHRDVKASNILLDADLSPKISDFGLAKLYDDEKTHISTRVAGTIGYLAPEYAMRGHLTEKADVFGFGVVILETLSGRPNTDNDLDAGEIYLLDWAWTLHEKNERLGLVDPRLTDFDEEEANRLIRAAFLCTQASPLMRPSMSRVVAMLAGDIEVGNVMAKPSYLTDWDFKDVTGSFLIDGDTPSTGMTHPNNQSTGITTGANTGIDLMQSPVNPNHSLLTGIIGEGR, encoded by the exons ATGAAGCAAGTGGCTACCTTCTCTTTCGGTAGAATATGTGATGACTACTTCTTCTTCTGTCTTATCTTCTTCCTGGGTTGCTTCTGGTTCCATGCTTCCACTGCCCAAAATGCTACTACGGACCCAACCGAAG TGGCGGCGTTGAACTCTATATTACTACAATGGGACGCGCCAGCGGTGCCTCTGTGGAACATCAGTGGAGAGCCATGCAGTGGATCGGCCATCAATGGCACCGACTTCGAGGACGGCCTCAATAACCCAGCCATCACTTGCGACTGTAGTTTTGAAAGTAACACCACCTGCCATATCACTCAATT GAGAGTTTATGCTTTGGACAAAACAGGAGTGTTACCTGAAGAACTTGTGGCTTTGAAATATCTTACTTTTTT CAAAATCGATCAGAACTTTTTCACCGGTCCCCTACCAGCATGGATTGGCAATATGTCTGAGTTGACTACGTT GTCGATTGCCCACAATGACTTCTATGGACCCATCCCCAAGGAGCTTGGAAACCTTAAGAAACTAAATCTGCT GTCCTTTGGAATAAATAATTTCTCTGGAACACTGCCTCCAGAACTTGGTAATTTAGTCAATCTCGAAGAGCT TTACATAAACAGCTGTGGACTTGGTGGTGAAATTCCTACAACATTTGCGAAACTTCAAAAAATGCGAATCCT AGGGGCATCAGACAGTCCTTTCTCAGGAAAGATACCGGATTTCATAGGGAATTGGACAAAGCTAACCTCCTT GAGATTTGAAGGGAATTCTTTTGAAGGCCCAATACCAAGCAGTTTTTCTCAGTTGACCTCAATGAATTCTCT ACGAATCAGTGATATCTATAATGTGAGCTCCTCTCTTGACTTCATaaggaatttgaagaaattgacTGATTT AGCTCTCCGAAATGCATTAGTCACTGGCCGCATCCCTTCTGATATTAGAGAATATCAAAGTTTAAATATACT GGATTTGAGTTTCAACAATATAACAGGTCAACTCCCAAGTGACTTGTTCAACATGAGTTCTCTCACATCCTT ATTTCTTGGAAATAATAGTTTGTCTGGAGTTCTGCCTAGCCAAAAGAGTGATCTTCTTCAAACCAT AGATTTATCTTATAACTATTTATCAGGAAGTCTTCCCCCATGGGTAACCACAATATCGCAACT GAACTTGGTGGTCAACAACTTCACTTTTAACGAAAGTTCAGAAATAAC GCTTCCTGGATTGAATTGCCTTCAAAGAAATTTTCCTTGCAATAGAAATCCCCCACGCT ATGCAAACTTCTCAATCAACTGTGGAGGACCAGACATGAGAGGAAGTGATGGCATATTATATGAGGCAGAAAACTCAACTCTTGGCCCAGCAACATATAATGTAACCAGTACAGAGAAATGGGCTGTTAGCAATGTGGGTTTGTTTGCTGAGAGGAAGAATCCAAGCTATTTGCTACCCTCCCTGGCACAGGTTACTGGGTCGGATGTGACCCCAGAGCTTTTCCAGACTTCAAGATTATCTCCAGGATCACTGAGATACTATGGCTTGGGTCTCCAGAATGGACCTTATACTGTAAAATTACAATTTGCAGAAATGGTTTTTGATGATCGTGCATCACAAACTTGGAAAAGTTTAGGAAGGCGAGTATTTGATATCTATATTCAG GGGCATCTAGAAGTGAAGGACTTTGACATATCCAAGGAGGCAGGTGGTGTTTTAAGAGTAGCAACGAGAAACTTCAATGTAAACGTGTCGGACAATTATGTTGAAATTCATTTGTTCTGGGCTGGTAAGGGGACCTGCTGCATACCTAATCAAGGTGATTACGGTCCACTAATATCAACGGTCAATGCTGTTCCAG attttaaaccaactgtttctgGGATTCCACCAACTACTCCAGGAAAGAAGAGCATGACAGGGGTGATTGTTGGCGTTGCAGTCTCTGTCGGAGTTGTGAGCTTGCTATTAATATTTGCAGTTTTATATTTGAGGAGAAAAATACCAGACAAGGATGACGATGAAG AACTTCAAGGATTAGACCCGCGACCAAATACATTCAATTATAGTGAGTTAAAAGCTGCAACAGGGGATTTTAATCTTTCAAATAAACTAGGGGAGGGAGGATATGGCGCCGTTTACAAG GGCATACTTTCTGAAGCGAGGTTAGTGGCTGTGAAGCAACTTTCAGTAGCATCTCACCAAGGGAAGAGTCAATTTGCAGCAGAAATTGCTGCCATATCTGCAGTGCAACATCGCAATCTAGTGAAACTGTTTGGATGCTGTGTCGAAGGAAACCAGCGAATTTTGGTTTATGAATATCTTGAAAACAAGAGCCTTGATCAGGCACTTTTTG GAAACAACTTGCATCTTGACTGGCATACCAGATTCAATATCTTGTTGGGAACAGCAAGAGGACTTGCCTATCTTCATGAGGAGTCGAGGCCAAGGATAGTACATAGAGATGTCAAAGCCAGTAATATTTTGCTTGATGCAGACCTCTCcccaaaaatatcagattttggACTGGCAAAGCTTTATGATGATGAGAAAACCCACATCAGCACCCGAGTTGCAGGGACAAT AGGCTATTTGGCACCGGAGTATGCAATGCGGGGACATCTGACTGAAAAGGCTGATGTATTCGGTTTTGGAGTTGTCATTTTGGAAACTCTTAGTGGGAGACCGAACACTGACAATGACTTGGATGCCGGAGAGATTTATCTCCTTGATTGG GCATGGACTCTACATGAAAAAAATGAGCGTTTGGGGCTTGTGGATCCGAGACTGACCgactttgatgaagaagaagcaaataGATTGATAAGAGCAGCTTTCCTGTGTACTCAGGCATCCCCATTGATGCGGCCATCTATGTCTCGTGTGGTGGCCATGCTTGCTGGAGATATTGAAGTAGGTAATGTTATGGCAAAGCCAAGTTATTTGACAGACTGGGATTTCAAAGATGTAACAGGTAGCTTCTTGATTGATGGTGATACCCCCTCAACTGGGATGACTCACCCCAACAATCAGTCTACTGGCATCACAACCGGTGCTAACACCGGAATTGACCTGATGCAGTCTCCTGTGAATCCTAATCATTCATTGCTCACTGGGATTATAGGAGAAGGAAGGTGA
- the LOC133731190 gene encoding uncharacterized protein LOC133731190, producing MESGDENTEQGKSRRVWTNFEEESLLNVLDGIIAGGQRCDTGSFKSGTLLKIENALNLLCPNSNLKASPHIESKLKKLKKDYSIIYDMMNKSGFAWNDIKKCIEVDSNEVWDTYLQHNKKAKGWRNKKYPLFDRLATIFGSDRATGIGAEVPADMMEEQSNNEDGIEVENDTSPMSMSTGQSQVSQKKRKRNDEDKIMIALDKLFEESGKRMQAVTDAIVKGNEDRSDIAKELKKMGLSVIDQIEALKIILDKPQNISVFMSLDDEVRKVYVDNLLGGTARGST from the exons ATGGAAAGTGGTGATGAAAATACAGAGCAAGGGAAGTCAAGGCGTGTATGGACCAACTTTGAAGAAGAATCTTTGTTGAATGTTCTTGACGGAATCATTGCTGGAGGACAACGCTGCGACACTGGAAGTTTCAAATCTGGTACTTTACTGAAAATCGAGAATGCTTTAAATCTTTTATGTCCCAATTCCAATCTGAAGGCAAGTCCACATATTGAGTCAAAGTTGAAGAAACTGAAGAAAGATTATAGCATAATCTATGACATGATGAACAAGAGTGGATTTGCATGGAATGATATCAAAAAGTGCATTGAAGTTGATAGTAATGAAGTATGGGATACATATTTGCAG CATAACAAAAAGGCAAAGGGATGGAGAAACAAGAAGTATCCATTATTTGATAGACTAGCTACCATCTTTGGGAGTGACCGTGCGACTGGAATTGGAGCTGAGGTCCCTGCTGATATGATGGAGGAGCAGAGCAACAATGAAGATGGCATTGAAGTTGAGAATGACACAAGCCCCATGTCAATGAGCACAGGACAATCTCAGGTTAGtcagaaaaagaggaaaagaaatgaTGAAGATAAAATTATGATTGCATTGGATAAATTGTTTGAAGAATCTGGAAAAAGAATGCAAGCAGTGACTGATGCTATAGTGAAAGGTAATGAAGATCGATCTGATATTGCCAAGGAACTTAAGAAAATGGGACTTTCTGTTATAGACCAAATTGAGGCATTGAAAATCATTTTGGATAAGCCCCAAAATATCTCTGTGTTCATGTCCTTAGATGATGAAGTGAGAAAAGTGTATGTGGATAACTTGCTTGGGGGCACTGCTAGAGGATCTACCTAA